Proteins encoded together in one Halococcus salsus window:
- a CDS encoding ArsR family transcriptional regulator yields MPDRDQDTGRYTAEYSTAEFLEAIQSLGGAGGTQEIADEVGCIYDTAYKKLRQLEDTDKVQSRKVANARLWSVADE; encoded by the coding sequence ATGCCTGACCGCGACCAAGATACCGGCCGCTATACTGCGGAGTACTCTACGGCCGAGTTTCTTGAAGCCATCCAGAGTCTTGGTGGCGCAGGTGGAACTCAGGAGATCGCAGATGAGGTGGGATGCATCTACGATACGGCCTACAAGAAGCTCCGCCAGCTCGAAGACACCGACAAGGTACAGAGTAGAAAGGTCGCGAACGCCCGACTGTGGTCTGTAGCTGACGAATGA
- a CDS encoding CoxG family protein — MTTRVERTFDLDASPDQVWEFITDPENRAEPISVVESFEVHDETHATWHLSIPISVIDSTITVETEDTKRDPPSHVEFVGRSDVMRIIGEHDLEELEEGTRLKNRFTVEGQIPGVEQFFEANFDSELENLESAIRRKTEISPK; from the coding sequence ATGACTACCCGAGTTGAGCGTACGTTCGATCTGGATGCTTCACCGGACCAGGTTTGGGAATTTATTACTGACCCAGAGAATCGCGCAGAACCGATTAGTGTCGTCGAATCCTTCGAAGTTCACGACGAAACTCACGCCACTTGGCATCTCTCGATACCAATTTCAGTGATTGATAGTACCATCACTGTAGAAACCGAGGACACCAAACGTGATCCACCCTCTCATGTAGAGTTTGTTGGTCGGTCAGACGTCATGAGAATCATTGGTGAACACGACCTCGAAGAGCTTGAAGAAGGGACGCGGTTGAAGAATCGGTTCACTGTTGAAGGACAAATACCGGGCGTCGAGCAGTTTTTTGAAGCTAATTTTGACAGTGAGCTTGAGAACTTAGAAAGCGCTATTCGTAGGAAGACTGAAATTTCCCCGAAGTGA
- a CDS encoding class I SAM-dependent methyltransferase, protein MDDAADPFAALNPENYYNEYGNEERKRLQATRKAQFEFENTIEYLREHLPDRGHVLDAGGGAGRYTVWLAEQDYEVTLVDLSDEQCRIAREKVEERGLTEQATSEAPDSADMFDKTHSFLAPTAPQTTRRFRVVGRVLCRCC, encoded by the coding sequence ATGGATGATGCTGCCGACCCGTTCGCCGCACTCAACCCCGAGAACTACTACAATGAATACGGTAATGAAGAGCGGAAACGATTGCAAGCAACGCGAAAAGCGCAATTCGAATTCGAGAACACTATAGAATACCTTAGAGAGCATCTTCCAGATCGAGGTCACGTACTCGATGCTGGAGGCGGGGCAGGTCGGTACACAGTCTGGCTCGCAGAACAGGACTATGAGGTAACACTGGTTGATCTAAGCGACGAGCAGTGCCGAATTGCCCGAGAGAAGGTTGAAGAACGAGGTCTTACGGAGCAGGCCACCAGTGAAGCGCCCGATTCAGCGGACATGTTTGATAAGACCCACTCGTTCCTTGCCCCCACCGCACCGCAAACAACCCGCCGCTTCCGTGTGGTGGGTCGAGTACTGTGTCGGTGCTGCTAG